TGGTTTCTTTGAGAAATCTGAAACTCCTCAAGGCCTTCCTTTGCTGTTTTAAGCAATCTTGTTGGGCAGGAGAGTCTTTTTTCAAACACAAAAACATTCCTTCTAAACCAAACCTTTCGAAAAAGTACTGCCATCTCCTCAAGCTGTTTCTTATTTAATCTTCCCATGAGTTTTTCCCAAAAGAGTAGGAAATCATGTTCTGTGCTTCTCCATTTGTGAACCAAGCTTTGAGAATCAGACCAAACATCATTTGCAGCTGTACACTCCCAAAGAGCATGCATAACTGTCTCAACTTCTGTACCACAGAGAGGACAACATTGATCAGCAACTATTTTCCTCTTGTAAAGGTTCATTTTAGTGGGTAACAGATCATTTCCAGCCCTCCATATAAAGAACTTGACTACCCTTGGCACTTCCAACTCCCATATACTCCTCCATCTCTTatcttccttctcttcctctGAACTTCCCCCTTTGATGTTTCTAATTCTTTCTAATTGCAGGTAATATGCACTGTTAACTGTAAAGACACCCTTTTTCGATGGACCCCATATGATTTTGTCTTGTACCTGACCTCTGCTTAAGGGGATACTTAATATCTGTTCTGCCTCCTCATCTGAAAAAATGGACCGAATCTTTACTTCATCCCACTCCCTTTTGTGTTTGACAATCAGCTCTTCCACCCTTGCTTCCCCCTGCAAACCTGATACTGGTGACTGTACAGCATATGATGTTGGAGTAGAGAGCCACTTATCACCCCAGATCTTTATCTTACTTCCATCCCCTACTTTCCATCTTAAGCCTTCTTGCAACAAGCCTCTAGCCAACCAAACACTTCTCCATATAAGGGATGGTTGTGAGCCAAGCTTAGCTTCCATAAAACTTGTATgcctgaaatatttttttttgaagaccACAGCC
This genomic interval from Carya illinoinensis cultivar Pawnee chromosome 10, C.illinoinensisPawnee_v1, whole genome shotgun sequence contains the following:
- the LOC122278484 gene encoding uncharacterized mitochondrial protein AtMg00310-like produces the protein MSVFKLPKRLCNDINGMFSKFWWGKQQSEGGIQWRKWDKMGMHKGRGGLGFRDLESFNLALLAKQGWRLTRNSESLAAVVFKKKYFRHTSFMEAKLGSQPSLIWRSVWLARGLLQEGLRWKVGDGSKIKIWGDKWLSTPTSYAVQSPVSGLQGEARVEELIVKHKREWDEVKIRSIFSDEEAEQILSIPLSRGQVQDKIIWGPSKKGVFTVNSAYYLQLERIRNIKGGSSEEEKEDKRWRSIWELEVPRVVKS